In Actinomadura citrea, a single window of DNA contains:
- a CDS encoding PucR family transcriptional regulator — MLPTVDDVLQLDAVRRGQPHVVAGADRTANRVRWVHVAEVTDIAHLLHGGELVLTTGIALPDEPERLRAYIADLAEVGVSGLMIELGRRYASVLPPALIAAAEEFGLPVIVLAHEPAFVDITESVHARIVQEQFAELRASEQLHEIFTQLSVEGASTDEVVRQVAALGGHPVVLENLAHQVLAADAGGADPAELLSAWETRSRAVRPGRRTGYDEASGWLVTMVGARGEDWGRLIVDLGSPPSPRETVLIERAATTLALGRLLDRHAESVERQAHGTIIARILAHAYSDPQEAAARARALGVPLSGRRLLGAVLRHRGPALSRTAPPVGELSQLAETAAAACKDARLAALVGVLDEGGPHARVGVLASLPARADVETALTEVATRIRKQSGDTVMAAGSVVETIRDVRRSFLEAEQVADVAARGSGARLYYRLPDLRLRGLLHLLRDDARVQTFVERELGPLLEYDAQRGSDLTRILELYLESGRNKAVAAQRAHLSRPAFYERLRRIERVLDADLDDVESCVSFHVALLALSSVRWERS; from the coding sequence CGTCGCGGGCGCGGACCGCACCGCCAACCGGGTCCGCTGGGTGCACGTCGCCGAGGTCACCGACATCGCGCACCTGCTGCACGGCGGCGAGCTCGTCCTCACCACCGGCATCGCGCTGCCCGACGAGCCGGAGCGGCTGCGCGCCTACATCGCCGACCTCGCCGAGGTCGGCGTCAGCGGCCTGATGATCGAACTCGGCCGCCGCTACGCCAGCGTGCTGCCGCCCGCGCTGATCGCCGCGGCCGAGGAGTTCGGCCTGCCGGTGATCGTGCTGGCGCACGAGCCCGCGTTCGTCGACATCACCGAGTCGGTGCACGCCCGGATCGTCCAGGAGCAGTTCGCCGAGCTGCGCGCCTCCGAGCAGCTGCACGAGATCTTCACCCAGCTGTCGGTCGAGGGCGCCTCCACCGACGAGGTCGTCCGGCAGGTGGCGGCGCTCGGCGGGCATCCGGTGGTGCTGGAGAACCTCGCCCACCAGGTCCTCGCCGCGGACGCCGGCGGCGCCGACCCGGCCGAGCTGCTGTCGGCCTGGGAGACCCGCTCGCGGGCCGTCCGTCCCGGCCGCCGCACCGGCTACGACGAGGCGTCCGGCTGGCTGGTCACGATGGTCGGCGCGCGGGGCGAGGACTGGGGCCGGCTGATCGTCGACCTCGGCTCGCCGCCGTCGCCGCGCGAGACCGTGCTGATCGAGCGGGCCGCCACCACCCTCGCCCTCGGCCGGCTCCTCGACCGGCACGCCGAGAGCGTCGAGCGGCAGGCGCACGGAACGATCATCGCGCGCATCCTCGCGCACGCCTACTCCGACCCGCAGGAGGCGGCGGCCCGCGCCCGCGCCCTCGGTGTCCCGCTGTCCGGCCGCCGGCTGCTCGGCGCCGTGCTCCGGCACCGCGGTCCCGCCCTGTCCCGGACCGCCCCGCCCGTCGGGGAGCTGTCGCAGCTCGCCGAGACGGCCGCGGCCGCCTGCAAGGACGCGCGCCTCGCCGCGCTCGTCGGCGTGCTGGACGAGGGCGGCCCGCACGCCCGCGTCGGCGTCCTGGCCTCCCTGCCCGCCCGCGCCGACGTGGAGACCGCGCTCACCGAGGTCGCCACCCGCATCCGCAAGCAGTCCGGCGACACCGTGATGGCGGCCGGCTCGGTGGTGGAGACGATCCGCGACGTCCGCCGCTCCTTCCTGGAGGCCGAGCAGGTCGCCGACGTCGCCGCGCGCGGCTCCGGGGCCCGCCTCTACTACCGCCTGCCCGACCTGCGCCTGCGCGGGCTGCTGCACCTCCTCCGCGACGACGCCCGCGTGCAGACCTTCGTCGAACGCGAACTCGGCCCGCTCCTGGAGTACGACGCCCAGCGCGGCAGCGACCTCACCCGCATCCTGGAGCTGTATCTCGAATCCGGGCGGAACAAGGCGGTCGCCGCCCAGCGGGCGCACCTGTCCCGGCCCGCCTTCTACGAGCGGCTTCGCCGTATCGA